The Roseovarius indicus genome has a segment encoding these proteins:
- a CDS encoding fused MFS/spermidine synthase, whose product MHTTVAPTQAVSQRFAPIVFVLTLFLSASLLFFVQPLFTRVVLPHVGGSPAVWTTAMLFFQTILIAGYLYAHVLTRLLPVRGQVLVHLAVWAAALLSLPLGVPEGWQLDPTGSTAWQTLLLFAAGVGLPFFALSANAPLIQFWYSRSGGPSAHDPYFLYGASNLGSLIALLGFPLAAEPILGASAIGLVWAVGFVALGGALALSGLFTQGPAAVTPKDHKCATRNSAWQVAQWGFLAFIPSSLMLGITLKISIDMGSFPLVWVVPLALYLFTFVLAFSNRRVLSDRTVRIIAALSLAVLSLYVLGFHGSYLEWEEVGVLLLCFFSITLFAHRRLYAARPAGHGLTGFYLTMSVGGALGGLFNSLIAPVAFSGLHELLITTVLAVLLFIPFAASAGETLAKLARGGATGLALAMPAILTGLVAGDPGHWTAVLLILFIGAILALAWMRRDPLGCFGAGVVVLVTGLMHVPDGSVWRDRSFFGTHVIVEDVGLRLYGNGTTVHGAQRLADDDAERPEPLYYYHRNGPMAQVLTSARGTAADTVGVLGLGVGSLACYKQPGQNWHFYEIDSLVDKIARSPEYFRFLSACAPEAPTHMGDGRMVLARQKDLAFDVLVIDAYSSDAVPVHLTTNEAMQLYLDRLSPDGILLYHISNRYYDIDIPLARSAADLGLSARVQHYQANVSEDPGDSSSSVVMIARSPDAFGELNDDPRWKILESDGGRVWTDDYANLISIMTR is encoded by the coding sequence ATGCACACGACCGTTGCACCGACCCAAGCCGTTTCACAGCGTTTCGCGCCAATCGTTTTCGTCCTGACGCTGTTTCTCAGCGCGTCGCTGCTGTTTTTCGTGCAACCCCTGTTCACCCGGGTAGTCCTGCCGCATGTGGGCGGCTCGCCGGCGGTGTGGACCACGGCGATGCTGTTCTTCCAGACCATCCTCATCGCGGGCTACCTCTATGCCCACGTGCTGACCCGCCTGCTGCCCGTGCGCGGCCAGGTTCTGGTGCACCTGGCCGTCTGGGCGGCGGCCCTGCTCAGCCTGCCGCTCGGCGTGCCCGAAGGCTGGCAGCTCGACCCGACCGGCTCGACCGCGTGGCAGACGCTTCTGCTCTTCGCGGCCGGGGTCGGCCTGCCCTTCTTCGCGCTCTCGGCCAACGCACCGCTGATCCAGTTCTGGTACAGCCGCAGCGGCGGGCCCTCGGCGCATGATCCCTATTTCCTCTACGGTGCCTCCAACCTCGGTTCGCTCATCGCCCTGCTCGGCTTCCCGCTCGCCGCCGAGCCGATCCTCGGCGCCAGCGCCATAGGTCTGGTCTGGGCCGTAGGTTTCGTGGCCCTGGGTGGCGCGCTCGCGCTCAGCGGGCTCTTCACCCAGGGCCCCGCGGCCGTCACCCCGAAAGACCACAAATGCGCCACGCGCAACTCGGCATGGCAGGTGGCCCAGTGGGGGTTCCTCGCCTTCATCCCGTCCTCGCTGATGCTGGGGATCACGCTCAAGATCAGCATCGACATGGGCTCCTTCCCGCTGGTCTGGGTGGTGCCGCTGGCGCTCTACCTCTTCACCTTCGTACTGGCCTTCTCGAACCGGCGCGTCCTCTCGGACCGCACGGTCAGGATTATCGCGGCCCTCTCCCTCGCCGTGCTCAGCCTCTACGTGCTGGGCTTCCACGGCTCCTACCTGGAATGGGAAGAGGTCGGCGTCCTGCTGCTGTGCTTCTTCAGCATCACGCTCTTCGCCCATCGCCGGCTCTATGCCGCGCGCCCGGCCGGCCACGGGCTGACGGGCTTCTACCTGACCATGTCGGTGGGCGGGGCGCTCGGCGGGCTCTTCAACTCGCTCATCGCGCCGGTCGCCTTCTCCGGGCTGCATGAACTGCTGATCACGACCGTGCTGGCCGTGCTGCTCTTCATTCCCTTCGCCGCAAGCGCCGGCGAGACGCTCGCGAAACTCGCCCGCGGCGGCGCCACCGGGCTGGCCCTCGCCATGCCCGCGATCCTGACCGGACTGGTGGCCGGTGACCCTGGGCATTGGACAGCGGTGCTCCTCATCCTCTTCATCGGTGCGATCCTCGCCCTCGCCTGGATGCGCCGCGACCCGCTGGGCTGCTTCGGCGCCGGCGTGGTCGTTCTGGTGACGGGCCTGATGCATGTGCCCGACGGCTCGGTCTGGCGCGATCGCAGCTTCTTCGGAACCCATGTCATCGTAGAGGATGTCGGCCTGCGCCTCTACGGCAACGGCACCACCGTCCACGGGGCCCAGCGGCTGGCCGACGACGACGCCGAGCGCCCCGAACCGCTCTATTATTACCACCGCAACGGGCCGATGGCGCAGGTTCTGACCTCCGCCCGCGGCACCGCCGCCGACACCGTCGGCGTGCTGGGGCTCGGCGTGGGCTCGCTGGCCTGCTACAAGCAGCCGGGGCAGAACTGGCACTTCTACGAAATCGACAGCCTCGTCGACAAGATCGCCCGCTCGCCGGAATATTTCCGCTTCCTGTCGGCCTGCGCCCCCGAGGCCCCCACCCATATGGGCGACGGGCGGATGGTGCTCGCCCGCCAGAAAGACCTCGCCTTCGACGTTCTGGTGATCGACGCCTACAGCTCCGACGCGGTTCCGGTGCACCTCACCACCAACGAGGCGATGCAGCTCTACCTCGACCGGCTCTCGCCCGACGGGATCCTGCTCTACCACATCTCCAACCGGTATTACGACATCGACATACCGCTCGCCCGCTCGGCAGCCGACCTCGGGCTCTCGGCGCGCGTCCAGCACTACCAGGCCAACGTGTCCGAAGACCCCGGCGATTCCAGCTCGAGCGTGGTGATGATCGCCCGCTCCCCCGACGCCTTCGGAGAGCTGAACGACGACCCGCGCTGGAAAATCCTGGAAAGCGACGGCGGCCGCGTCTGGACAGACGACTACGCCAACCTCATCTCGATCATGACCCGCTGA
- a CDS encoding RSP_2648 family PIN domain-containing protein: MKAVLDTCVIYPTVMRQMLLRVAKTGLFTPLWSARIIEEWQRAAAKLGPEGVAQAGAEAAMLGVEWPEAEVSWPPSLESRLWLPDPADIHVLAAAVAGSADLILTLNVKDFPRNVLAEEGVARADPDGFLLGHWKAEPGLVAGAAESVLADANRLSGQIWEMRQLLKKAKLPRLGKALSGS, encoded by the coding sequence ATGAAGGCGGTGTTGGATACCTGCGTCATCTACCCGACGGTGATGCGGCAGATGCTGCTGAGGGTGGCGAAGACGGGGCTTTTCACGCCGCTCTGGTCGGCGCGGATCATCGAGGAATGGCAGCGGGCCGCGGCCAAGCTGGGCCCCGAGGGCGTGGCACAGGCGGGCGCCGAGGCGGCGATGCTTGGGGTCGAGTGGCCCGAGGCCGAGGTGAGCTGGCCGCCGTCGCTGGAGAGCCGGTTGTGGCTGCCCGATCCGGCGGATATTCATGTGCTGGCGGCGGCGGTGGCGGGGTCGGCCGACCTGATCCTGACGCTGAACGTCAAGGATTTCCCGCGCAACGTGCTGGCCGAGGAGGGCGTGGCGCGGGCCGATCCGGACGGGTTCCTGCTGGGTCACTGGAAGGCCGAGCCGGGGCTGGTGGCCGGGGCGGCCGAGAGCGTGCTGGCCGATGCGAACCGGCTTTCGGGTCAGATCTGGGAGATGCGGCAGCTTCTGAAGAAGGCGAAGCTGCCGCGGCTGGGCAAGGCGCTCAGCGGGTCATGA
- a CDS encoding RSP_2647 family RNA methyltransferase — translation MTPSSLPVIRLKPKANARAIRHGAPWVFDNELVTDRRTKAIAPGSIAVLEDAGREPLALVAVNPKSRIMGRVLDLDTSAEIGEAWLRERLARALALREKLYDAPYYRLIHAEGDGLPGVVIDRFGDVAVIQPNAAWAEALLPELVAALREVTGVTTMLKNAGGRARGLEGLDDESAVLEGAAPVGPVEVPMNGAVYMADLTGGQKTGLFYDQRPNHAFAARMAKGARVLDVFAHVGGFSLAALAAGAESALAVDGSEPALELARAGAEKMGAAGRFETRKADAFEALTALAEEGARFDMVICDPPAFAPSKQALEAGLRAYERVARLAAPLVAEGGILGLCSCSHAADLAKFRSACLRGIGRAGRAGPLIHTGFAGPDHPQHPNLAETAYLKALFFRL, via the coding sequence ATGACGCCATCCTCTTTGCCCGTGATCCGCCTGAAACCCAAAGCCAATGCCCGCGCCATCCGGCACGGGGCGCCGTGGGTGTTTGACAATGAACTGGTGACCGACCGCCGGACCAAGGCGATTGCGCCCGGAAGCATCGCGGTGCTGGAGGATGCCGGGCGGGAGCCGCTGGCGCTGGTGGCGGTGAACCCGAAGTCCCGGATCATGGGCCGGGTTCTGGATCTCGATACGAGCGCGGAGATTGGCGAGGCGTGGCTGCGCGAGCGGCTGGCGCGGGCGCTGGCGTTGCGGGAGAAGCTTTACGATGCGCCGTACTACCGGCTGATCCATGCCGAGGGCGACGGTCTGCCGGGGGTGGTGATCGACCGGTTCGGGGATGTTGCCGTGATCCAGCCCAACGCGGCCTGGGCCGAGGCGCTGCTGCCGGAGCTGGTGGCGGCGTTGCGGGAGGTGACGGGCGTGACCACGATGCTGAAGAATGCCGGGGGCCGGGCGCGCGGGCTCGAGGGGCTGGATGACGAGAGCGCGGTTCTGGAAGGTGCGGCGCCGGTTGGGCCCGTCGAAGTGCCGATGAACGGGGCCGTTTATATGGCCGACCTGACGGGCGGGCAGAAGACGGGGCTCTTCTACGACCAGCGGCCGAACCATGCCTTTGCGGCAAGGATGGCGAAGGGCGCGCGGGTGTTGGACGTCTTTGCCCACGTGGGCGGGTTTTCCCTGGCGGCGCTGGCCGCGGGGGCGGAGAGTGCGCTGGCGGTGGACGGCTCGGAGCCGGCGCTGGAGCTGGCAAGGGCCGGCGCCGAGAAGATGGGTGCCGCCGGGCGGTTCGAGACGCGGAAGGCGGACGCGTTCGAGGCGTTGACCGCTTTGGCCGAGGAGGGGGCGCGGTTCGACATGGTGATTTGCGATCCGCCGGCCTTTGCGCCGTCGAAACAGGCGCTGGAGGCGGGTCTCAGGGCCTATGAGCGGGTCGCCCGGCTGGCGGCGCCGCTGGTGGCCGAGGGCGGGATACTGGGCTTGTGCTCCTGTTCCCATGCCGCCGATCTTGCGAAGTTCCGGTCGGCGTGCCTGCGGGGGATCGGCCGGGCGGGGCGTGCGGGGCCGCTCATACATACCGGGTTCGCGGGGCCGGATCATCCGCAGCATCCGAACCTGGCGGAGACGGCGTATCTGAAGGCGCTGTTTTTCCGGCTTTGA
- a CDS encoding [protein-PII] uridylyltransferase family protein, translating into MSFTDRMTRCPRPFEPDQGVETRARFPDVAPEPGELIEGAAGCSPYLRTLCEKETAWLPGALDAPEAALEAVLAEIRETAPDGVAKGLRQAKRRVALLTGLADLAGVWALEEVTGHLTRFADAAVQVALRAAIGVEIRRGKLPGVGEDELDSAGGMTVLAMGKMGAGELNYSSDIDLICLFDETRFDKDDYHDARAAFVRATRKMAATLNDKTAEGYVFRTDLRLRPDPSVTPVCMAMAAAETYYESLGRTWERAAYIKARACAGDIAAGEGFLATLKPFVWRKHLDFAAIEDAHNMRLRIREHKGLGGRLSLPGHDMKLGRGGIREIEFFTQTRQLISGGRDPDLRVRGTVEGLARLAEKGWVPGDAAEMLTRHYREHREVEHRLQMLRDQQTHDLPTSDEEFERLAAFMDCERGEMETALLGRLTEVHETIESFFAPEDAGEAEEIGAELDQDIIAGWPSYPALRSSRAVEIFNRLKPELLAKLAKSMEPNEALLAFDGFLRGLPAGVQVFSLFEANPQLVDLLVDIAGTSPSLAAHLSRNAGVFDAVIAGDFFAKWPGREALEAEVVGRFEADEDYERRLDAARRWCKEWHFRIGVHHLRGLIDADEAGTQYAELAEAVIGALWPVVVDQFAGKHGPPPGRGAVVLGMGSLGAAKLNATSDLDLIVLYDAAGEESSDGRRPLASRTYYARLTQALITALTAPMAEGRLYEVDMRLRPSGNQGPVATGWPSFQEYQKGEAWVWEHLALTRARVIAGPGELAGDFEAFRCELLTEKGARERVLSGVADMRRRIAEAKSPAGAWDTKLGPGRMQEIELVAQAGALMAAEPGRDVAAGLGACVAIGWLDDADRAALAEAYGLCWCVLQAARLLTDKPLDPVNLGEGATAFLLRETKAETLDEVQARLVEVTGAAAEIIDAALADEGKDEA; encoded by the coding sequence ATGAGTTTTACCGACCGCATGACCCGCTGCCCGCGCCCGTTTGAACCAGACCAGGGGGTGGAAACGCGCGCCCGGTTTCCGGATGTGGCGCCCGAGCCGGGGGAGCTGATCGAGGGGGCGGCCGGGTGCAGCCCCTACCTGCGCACGCTGTGCGAAAAGGAAACGGCGTGGTTGCCGGGGGCGCTGGACGCGCCGGAGGCCGCGCTGGAGGCGGTTCTGGCGGAGATCCGGGAGACGGCGCCGGACGGGGTGGCCAAGGGCTTGCGGCAGGCCAAGCGGCGCGTGGCGCTGCTGACGGGGCTGGCGGACCTGGCCGGGGTCTGGGCGCTGGAGGAGGTGACGGGGCACCTGACACGCTTTGCCGATGCGGCGGTGCAGGTGGCGCTGCGGGCCGCGATCGGCGTGGAGATCCGGCGCGGGAAGCTGCCGGGGGTGGGCGAGGACGAGCTGGACAGTGCCGGCGGCATGACGGTGCTGGCGATGGGCAAGATGGGGGCGGGGGAGCTGAATTACAGCTCGGACATCGACCTGATCTGCCTGTTCGACGAGACCCGGTTCGATAAGGACGACTATCACGACGCACGCGCCGCCTTCGTGCGGGCGACGCGGAAGATGGCGGCGACGCTCAATGATAAGACCGCCGAGGGCTATGTCTTTCGGACCGATCTGCGGCTTCGGCCCGATCCGTCGGTCACGCCGGTCTGCATGGCGATGGCGGCGGCGGAGACCTATTACGAAAGCCTGGGCCGCACGTGGGAGCGCGCCGCCTATATCAAGGCGCGGGCCTGTGCCGGGGATATCGCGGCGGGGGAGGGTTTCCTGGCGACGCTTAAGCCGTTCGTCTGGCGCAAGCACCTGGATTTCGCCGCGATCGAGGACGCGCATAACATGCGGCTGCGCATTCGGGAGCATAAGGGGCTGGGCGGGCGGCTGAGCCTGCCGGGGCATGACATGAAGCTGGGGCGCGGGGGCATTCGGGAGATCGAGTTCTTCACCCAGACGCGGCAGCTGATTTCGGGCGGGCGCGACCCTGATCTGCGGGTGCGCGGCACGGTGGAGGGGCTGGCGCGGCTGGCGGAGAAGGGCTGGGTGCCCGGCGACGCGGCCGAGATGCTGACGCGGCATTACCGGGAGCACCGGGAGGTGGAGCACCGGTTGCAGATGCTGCGGGATCAGCAGACCCATGACCTGCCGACAAGCGACGAGGAGTTCGAGCGGCTGGCGGCGTTCATGGATTGTGAGCGGGGCGAGATGGAGACGGCGCTGCTGGGGCGGCTGACCGAGGTGCACGAGACGATCGAGAGCTTCTTTGCGCCGGAGGATGCGGGCGAGGCCGAGGAGATCGGGGCGGAGCTCGACCAGGACATTATCGCCGGGTGGCCCAGCTATCCGGCGCTGCGGTCGAGTCGGGCGGTGGAGATTTTCAACCGGTTGAAGCCGGAACTGCTGGCGAAGCTGGCGAAATCGATGGAGCCGAACGAGGCGCTGCTGGCGTTTGACGGGTTCCTGCGGGGGCTGCCGGCGGGGGTGCAGGTGTTCTCGCTGTTCGAGGCGAACCCGCAGTTGGTTGACCTGCTGGTGGATATTGCCGGCACGTCGCCGTCGCTGGCGGCGCATCTGTCGCGGAATGCGGGCGTGTTTGACGCCGTCATTGCCGGGGATTTCTTTGCCAAGTGGCCGGGGCGGGAAGCGCTGGAGGCAGAGGTTGTCGGGCGGTTCGAGGCGGACGAGGATTACGAGCGCCGGCTGGATGCGGCGCGGCGGTGGTGCAAGGAGTGGCATTTCCGGATCGGGGTGCATCACTTGCGGGGGCTGATCGATGCCGACGAGGCCGGGACGCAATATGCCGAGCTGGCCGAGGCGGTGATCGGGGCACTCTGGCCGGTGGTGGTCGACCAGTTTGCGGGCAAGCACGGGCCGCCGCCGGGGCGGGGCGCGGTGGTGCTGGGCATGGGCTCGCTGGGGGCGGCGAAGCTGAATGCGACGTCGGACCTTGATTTGATCGTGCTTTACGATGCGGCGGGGGAGGAAAGTTCCGACGGGCGGCGGCCGCTGGCGTCGCGGACCTATTATGCGCGGCTGACGCAGGCGCTGATCACCGCGCTGACCGCGCCGATGGCCGAGGGGCGGCTTTACGAGGTCGACATGCGGCTGCGGCCGTCGGGCAACCAGGGGCCGGTGGCAACCGGCTGGCCGTCGTTCCAGGAGTATCAGAAGGGCGAGGCGTGGGTGTGGGAGCATCTGGCGCTGACGCGGGCACGGGTGATTGCGGGACCCGGGGAACTGGCCGGGGACTTCGAGGCGTTCCGCTGCGAGTTGCTGACGGAGAAGGGCGCAAGGGAGCGGGTATTGTCCGGCGTGGCCGACATGCGCCGGCGGATCGCCGAGGCGAAGAGCCCGGCGGGGGCGTGGGACACCAAGCTGGGCCCGGGCCGGATGCAGGAGATCGAGCTGGTGGCGCAGGCCGGCGCGCTGATGGCGGCCGAGCCGGGGCGGGACGTGGCGGCGGGGCTCGGGGCCTGTGTCGCAATCGGCTGGCTGGATGACGCGGACCGGGCAGCGCTGGCCGAGGCTTATGGGCTTTGCTGGTGCGTGTTGCAGGCGGCGCGATTGCTGACCGACAAGCCGCTCGATCCGGTGAACCTTGGCGAGGGGGCGACGGCCTTCCTGCTGCGGGAGACGAAGGCCGAGACGCTGGACGAGGTGCAGGCGCGGCTCGTCGAGGTGACGGGGGCCGCGGCGGAGATCATCGATGCCGCGCTGGCGGACGAGGGAAAGGACGAGGCATGA
- a CDS encoding YbaK/EbsC family protein yields the protein MSKSLKRVTRALQDGGLDTQPVEVGQATTAQMAADLVGCTTDQIAKSIIFRGEESGAAILFITAGGNRVDDAKASALAGEPLGKADAALIRAQTGFAIGGVSPVGHLTSPRAFFDPRLNAFDQVWAAAGTPRHVFPIAPADLLRLSGAEEADFTA from the coding sequence ATGTCCAAATCCCTCAAACGCGTCACCCGCGCCCTTCAGGACGGCGGCCTCGACACCCAGCCCGTCGAAGTGGGCCAGGCCACGACCGCCCAGATGGCCGCCGACCTCGTCGGCTGCACCACCGACCAGATCGCCAAGTCGATCATCTTCCGCGGCGAGGAGAGCGGCGCCGCCATCCTCTTCATCACCGCCGGCGGCAACCGGGTCGATGACGCCAAGGCCAGCGCGCTGGCGGGCGAACCCCTCGGCAAGGCCGACGCCGCCCTGATCCGCGCCCAGACCGGCTTTGCCATCGGCGGCGTCTCGCCCGTGGGCCACCTCACGTCTCCCCGCGCCTTCTTCGACCCGCGCCTCAACGCCTTCGATCAGGTCTGGGCCGCCGCCGGCACCCCGCGCCACGTCTTCCCCATCGCCCCCGCCGACCTCCTCCGCCTCTCCGGCGCCGAAGAGGCCGACTTCACGGCCTAG
- a CDS encoding DUF2852 domain-containing protein, producing the protein MTTVASSTHATGPIGWLHRAEAWLDDKGKGAWIAAMVLAFILFWPVGLALLAYMIWSKKMTCSVSKRRHHGYGGGINRSTGNAAFDAYKADTLERLEREQDNFEAFLQRLRDARDKAEFDQFMEERARAARSDRDDETPKEV; encoded by the coding sequence ATGACCACCGTCGCTTCATCCACCCACGCCACCGGACCGATCGGCTGGCTTCACCGGGCCGAGGCCTGGCTGGATGACAAGGGCAAGGGCGCATGGATCGCAGCCATGGTGCTCGCCTTCATCCTCTTCTGGCCGGTTGGCCTCGCCCTCCTCGCCTACATGATCTGGAGCAAGAAAATGACCTGTTCTGTCTCGAAACGTCGCCATCACGGCTACGGTGGCGGCATCAACCGCTCGACCGGCAACGCCGCCTTCGACGCCTACAAGGCCGACACGCTGGAACGGCTCGAACGCGAGCAGGACAATTTCGAAGCCTTCCTGCAACGCCTCCGCGATGCCCGCGACAAGGCCGAGTTCGACCAATTCATGGAAGAACGCGCCCGCGCCGCCCGGTCCGACCGCGACGACGAAACCCCGAAAGAGGTGTAA
- a CDS encoding RDD family protein, producing MTDYAWHIPDPVTQPEFYADVPVKRLIAWVVDTIIVAVICLLILPFTAFTGIFFFPLMMLVVGFIYRVLTIAGGSATWGMRLVAIEFRTQAGRPFEFGMAFLHTLGFSISCAVFLIQIASMVLMIATPRAQGVTDHLLGTVAINKRAHT from the coding sequence ATGACCGACTACGCATGGCATATCCCCGATCCGGTGACCCAGCCGGAATTCTACGCCGACGTGCCGGTGAAGCGGCTGATCGCGTGGGTGGTCGACACGATCATCGTGGCGGTCATCTGCCTGCTGATCCTGCCCTTCACGGCCTTCACCGGCATCTTCTTCTTCCCGCTCATGATGCTCGTCGTGGGCTTCATCTACCGCGTGCTCACCATCGCCGGGGGCTCCGCCACATGGGGCATGCGCCTCGTCGCGATCGAGTTCCGCACCCAGGCCGGCCGGCCCTTCGAGTTCGGCATGGCCTTCCTGCACACGCTGGGCTTCTCGATCTCCTGCGCGGTCTTCCTGATCCAGATCGCCTCGATGGTCCTGATGATCGCCACCCCGCGCGCCCAGGGCGTCACCGACCACCTGCTTGGCACCGTCGCGATCAACAAGCGCGCCCACACGTGA
- a CDS encoding arginyltransferase, which yields MRHTLPIAPQFYVTAPQPCPYLDGRMERKLFTALQGESAQRLNDSLSKQGFRRSQNVLYRPSCADCAACLSARINVAEFAPSKSQKRTLNRNRHLERRATSAWATEEQYELFRRYLEARHAQGGMADMDAFEFAAMIEETPIRTRVVEYADSETGELVAVCLTDVLDDGVSMVYSFYEPDLPRQSLGTYIILDHIDIAREAGLPNVYLGYWVPGSAKMGYKAAFSGLEVYSSGEWQKMRDPADYHSKRHPLSNDPIAEQVANISLPDSRPLRGPQRG from the coding sequence ATGCGCCATACGCTTCCCATCGCGCCGCAGTTCTACGTGACGGCCCCGCAACCCTGCCCCTATCTCGACGGGCGGATGGAGCGGAAGCTGTTCACGGCGCTACAGGGCGAATCGGCACAGCGCCTGAATGACAGCCTGTCCAAGCAGGGCTTCCGCCGTTCGCAGAACGTGCTCTACCGGCCTTCCTGCGCCGACTGCGCCGCCTGCCTCTCGGCCCGCATCAACGTGGCCGAGTTCGCGCCGTCGAAAAGCCAGAAGCGCACGCTCAACCGCAACCGCCACCTCGAACGCCGCGCCACCTCGGCCTGGGCGACCGAGGAACAGTACGAGCTCTTCCGCCGCTACCTCGAAGCCCGCCACGCCCAGGGCGGCATGGCCGACATGGACGCCTTCGAATTCGCCGCCATGATCGAGGAAACCCCGATCCGCACCCGCGTCGTCGAATATGCCGACAGCGAAACGGGCGAGCTGGTGGCGGTCTGCCTGACCGACGTGCTCGATGACGGGGTCAGCATGGTCTATTCCTTCTACGAGCCCGACCTGCCGCGCCAGTCGCTCGGCACCTACATCATCCTCGACCATATCGACATCGCCCGCGAGGCGGGGCTGCCCAATGTCTATCTCGGCTACTGGGTGCCCGGCAGCGCCAAGATGGGCTACAAGGCCGCCTTCTCGGGGCTCGAGGTCTATTCCTCGGGCGAATGGCAGAAAATGCGCGACCCGGCCGACTACCATTCCAAGCGCCACCCCCTCTCGAACGATCCCATCGCCGAGCAGGTGGCCAACATCTCCCTCCCCGACAGCCGGCCCCTCCGCGGCCCGCAGCGCGGCTGA
- a CDS encoding alpha/beta fold hydrolase yields the protein MIHRFAECTLDTGRHELCREGEVVHVEPQVFALLAVMAGSGGAVVSKDELVATVWNGLNVSDATISARINAARKAVGDDGSAQRVIRTLPKLGFQMVAPVEVEGGAPSRPVAAPAIRYTTSADGEVIAHAHHGAGPPLVRVGHWLSHLELDWDCPVWQPLMARLGEHFTLYRYDQRGTGLSTRATGNLSLDAFADDLAAVVEANGLSRVAIFAASQAVPVALRFAATHPEKVSRMALYGGYSVGRVYREAAPGEVDEETILGLIRAGWGREGSAFLNAFSALFMPDATPEQLKSFVRIQQQSVSAESAALLRQAVDRLVVEDDLVHVTAPVLLAHAREDAIHPFSQSQRMAARLPDARLMMLDTRNHVPLPQDESWEKLMQAVVSFCGGGDG from the coding sequence ATGATCCATCGTTTCGCGGAGTGCACACTCGATACCGGGCGCCACGAGCTTTGCCGTGAGGGCGAGGTGGTGCATGTGGAGCCGCAGGTGTTTGCCCTTCTGGCCGTGATGGCCGGGTCGGGCGGGGCGGTGGTGAGCAAGGATGAGCTGGTGGCGACGGTCTGGAACGGGCTAAACGTGTCGGATGCCACGATCAGCGCGCGGATCAATGCGGCGCGCAAGGCGGTGGGCGATGACGGCAGCGCGCAGCGGGTGATCCGGACGTTGCCGAAGCTGGGGTTCCAGATGGTGGCGCCGGTGGAGGTTGAAGGCGGGGCCCCGTCACGGCCCGTCGCGGCGCCGGCGATCCGCTACACGACATCGGCGGATGGCGAGGTGATCGCCCATGCGCATCACGGGGCCGGGCCGCCGCTGGTGCGGGTGGGGCACTGGCTGTCGCACCTCGAACTCGACTGGGATTGCCCGGTCTGGCAGCCGCTGATGGCGCGGTTGGGGGAGCATTTCACGCTCTACCGCTATGACCAGCGGGGCACGGGGTTGTCGACGCGGGCGACGGGGAACCTGTCGCTCGATGCCTTTGCCGACGATCTGGCGGCAGTGGTGGAGGCCAACGGGCTGTCGCGGGTGGCGATCTTTGCCGCCTCGCAGGCGGTGCCGGTGGCGCTGAGGTTCGCGGCGACGCACCCGGAGAAGGTCAGCCGGATGGCGCTTTACGGCGGATATTCGGTGGGCAGGGTTTACCGCGAGGCGGCGCCGGGGGAGGTGGACGAGGAGACGATACTGGGGCTCATTCGCGCGGGCTGGGGGCGCGAGGGGTCGGCGTTTCTGAATGCCTTCTCGGCGCTTTTCATGCCGGACGCCACGCCGGAGCAGCTGAAAAGCTTCGTGCGGATCCAGCAGCAGTCGGTCTCGGCGGAAAGTGCCGCGCTTTTGAGGCAGGCGGTGGACCGGCTGGTGGTGGAGGACGACCTTGTGCACGTCACGGCGCCGGTCCTGCTGGCCCATGCGCGGGAGGATGCGATTCACCCGTTCAGCCAGAGCCAGAGGATGGCCGCCAGGCTGCCCGATGCGCGGCTGATGATGCTGGACACGCGCAACCACGTGCCGCTGCCGCAAGACGAAAGCTGGGAGAAGCTGATGCAGGCGGTGGTTTCGTTTTGCGGGGGTGGCGACGGCTAG